One Frankia alni ACN14a DNA window includes the following coding sequences:
- a CDS encoding DMT family transporter — MRGKESAFVGSGEARGLVSGAAGVVAFSLTLVATRAAEPAFGALTVGAGRAVLAAGLAAALLRRRGLPLRPPDGRAATIVIAATVVVGFPLLTSWALADVPVAHAAVVVGLAPAATAGFAVVLAGERPRPPYWAALGVGLAAVLAFAVVQGAGRPRLADLLVLAAVALVGLGYAAGGVLARRFDGAAVICWALLAALPVTVPLTAIGLAVHPPRAVTAGAAAGLGYVSVVSMFLGFVVWYRGLALGGVARVGRLQLAQPVLTLLWAALLLGEPLTPVGVGTAVVVIASVVLGRRAPVRPNHAGSVTGPGTTTADHR, encoded by the coding sequence ATGAGAGGCAAGGAAAGCGCATTCGTCGGGAGCGGGGAAGCGCGGGGGCTGGTGTCGGGCGCCGCGGGGGTGGTGGCGTTCAGCCTCACGCTGGTCGCGACCCGGGCCGCGGAGCCCGCCTTCGGTGCGCTGACCGTCGGCGCCGGGCGCGCCGTGCTGGCCGCCGGCCTCGCGGCGGCCCTGCTACGCCGCCGCGGCCTGCCCCTGCGCCCCCCGGACGGGCGGGCGGCGACGATCGTCATCGCGGCGACCGTGGTCGTCGGGTTCCCGCTGCTGACCTCGTGGGCACTCGCGGACGTCCCGGTCGCGCACGCCGCTGTCGTGGTGGGCCTGGCACCCGCGGCGACGGCCGGGTTCGCGGTGGTGTTGGCCGGCGAGCGGCCGAGGCCGCCCTACTGGGCGGCCCTGGGCGTCGGGCTCGCCGCGGTGCTGGCCTTCGCGGTGGTGCAGGGCGCGGGCCGGCCCCGGCTGGCCGACCTGCTGGTGCTCGCCGCGGTGGCACTCGTCGGCCTCGGTTACGCCGCGGGCGGGGTGCTCGCGCGGCGCTTCGACGGTGCGGCGGTGATCTGCTGGGCGCTGCTGGCGGCGCTGCCGGTCACGGTGCCGCTGACCGCGATCGGCCTGGCCGTGCATCCGCCGCGCGCGGTGACGGCCGGGGCGGCCGCCGGACTGGGCTACGTCAGCGTCGTGAGCATGTTCCTCGGCTTCGTCGTCTGGTATCGGGGGCTCGCCCTCGGCGGGGTGGCGCGGGTCGGGCGGCTCCAGCTCGCCCAGCCGGTGCTGACGCTGCTCTGGGCGGCACTGCTGCTCGGAGAGCCGCTGACGCCGGTCGGCGTCGGGACGGCGGTGGTCGTCATCGCCTCGGTCGTCCTCGGCCGTCGGGCTCCCGTACGCCCGAACCACGCCGGCTCCGTCACCGGCCCGGGCACGACCACGGCAGATCACCGGTAA
- a CDS encoding phosphotransferase enzyme family protein, producing MSATSAEGLLGLDVTVDEVLGAYDLGPAPKATLLHVSENVTYQVDDPAGGRRWALRLHRPGYHSLAEIHGELAWVAALRADGVVRTPPVVPTRSGALVATATGRHAVLFEWVDGRSPEALEPAALRGTFGQLGDVTARLHRHARSWARPPSFARFAWTWESTLGPAARWGSWISGLRTALAEAVVVGADAAAGVDDPGSRVVHAPGSPVAAGRGSRGGAAGEAVELLGRAVAVAQERLAAFGRGPQRFGLIHADMRMANLLVPDDALVIGTGGASAAQAAQAAQAAQAAKSVKADEVCVIDFDDCGFGWYLWDLAASLSFIEHLDSAGDLVAAWLAAYQRRLPLTAADVAMIPTFVLLRRLLLVAWLGTHPHSDAVPSIPAYARDSCELAEAYLAGRLLAG from the coding sequence ATGAGCGCAACCTCGGCGGAGGGGCTGCTCGGGCTGGACGTGACCGTCGACGAGGTGCTCGGCGCCTACGATCTCGGGCCGGCGCCGAAGGCCACCCTCCTGCACGTCTCGGAGAACGTCACCTACCAGGTGGACGACCCGGCCGGCGGGCGTCGCTGGGCGCTGCGGCTGCATCGCCCCGGCTACCACAGCCTCGCCGAGATCCACGGGGAGCTCGCCTGGGTGGCCGCCCTTCGCGCCGACGGTGTCGTGCGCACTCCGCCGGTCGTCCCGACCCGCTCCGGCGCCCTCGTGGCGACCGCGACCGGGCGGCATGCCGTGCTGTTCGAGTGGGTCGACGGCCGGTCGCCCGAGGCCCTGGAACCCGCCGCGCTGCGAGGGACGTTCGGCCAGCTCGGCGACGTCACCGCCCGGCTGCATCGGCACGCCCGGAGCTGGGCCCGCCCGCCGTCGTTCGCCCGCTTCGCCTGGACCTGGGAGAGCACCCTCGGCCCCGCCGCCCGGTGGGGGAGCTGGATCTCCGGCCTGCGCACGGCGCTGGCCGAGGCGGTCGTCGTTGGAGCAGATGCAGCCGCGGGCGTGGACGACCCGGGATCGCGGGTCGTCCACGCGCCGGGATCTCCGGTCGCCGCCGGGCGGGGATCGCGGGGTGGCGCTGCGGGTGAGGCCGTGGAGCTGCTGGGCCGGGCCGTCGCCGTCGCCCAGGAGCGCCTGGCGGCCTTCGGCCGGGGGCCGCAGCGGTTCGGGCTCATCCACGCGGACATGCGGATGGCGAACCTCCTCGTCCCCGACGACGCTCTGGTCATCGGCACGGGAGGCGCGAGCGCGGCGCAGGCGGCGCAGGCGGCGCAGGCGGCGCAGGCGGCGAAGTCAGTGAAGGCGGACGAGGTGTGCGTCATCGACTTCGACGACTGCGGCTTCGGCTGGTACCTGTGGGACCTCGCGGCGTCGCTGTCGTTCATCGAGCACCTGGACTCCGCCGGCGATCTCGTCGCCGCGTGGCTCGCCGCCTACCAGCGGCGGCTCCCGCTGACGGCCGCGGACGTCGCGATGATCCCGACCTTCGTGCTGCTGCGCCGGCTGCTGCTCGTCGCGTGGCTCGGCACCCACCCGCACTCCGACGCGGTGCCCAGCATCCCGGCGTACGCCCGCGACAGCTGCGAGCTCGCCGAGGCCTACCTCGCCGGACGCCTGCTCGCCGGCTGA
- a CDS encoding helix-turn-helix transcriptional regulator, whose product MRASRLIAITMMLQAHERLTAAQIAGRLGVSDRTVRRDLDVLGELGVPLYSERGRGGGWRLVHGWRSDLSGLTADEAHGLFLVAGPAARPGLGLEPAVDSALRKLLAALPAATRPDAEAVTATLLVDPGRWGGPAVTPPAPLATLAGILRAGHRARVRYAGRAARAAGEPARDRDVDPYGLVQKGDVWYLVAGTDAGPRTLRVSRIESVTELDEPANRPADLDLPALWAQSRRAVEERMWAYRVRLRADPAIVPILLGVLGARGRIEPPAASPIGGSTADGAEHLPARIAPLGTVDDHTAGWTALCASFPSAAVAAADLAGFGARVIVDEPPGQPDGVAAHLRRIATELLARYSGPASRTAPNPEAEDRQEIAP is encoded by the coding sequence GTGCGTGCGAGTCGACTGATCGCCATCACCATGATGTTGCAGGCGCACGAGCGGCTCACCGCCGCGCAGATCGCCGGGCGGCTCGGCGTGAGCGACCGGACGGTCCGCCGGGACCTCGACGTCCTCGGTGAACTCGGGGTGCCGCTGTACTCCGAGCGGGGACGCGGCGGCGGGTGGCGGCTGGTCCACGGCTGGCGCAGCGACCTGTCGGGGCTCACCGCCGACGAGGCGCACGGGCTGTTCCTGGTCGCGGGTCCGGCGGCGCGTCCCGGGCTCGGGCTGGAGCCCGCGGTGGACTCGGCGCTGCGCAAGCTGCTGGCGGCCCTGCCGGCGGCGACCCGCCCGGACGCCGAGGCCGTCACCGCCACCCTGCTCGTCGACCCGGGCCGCTGGGGTGGCCCCGCCGTGACGCCGCCCGCCCCGCTCGCGACGCTGGCCGGCATCCTGCGGGCGGGCCACCGCGCCCGGGTCCGTTACGCCGGCCGGGCCGCCCGCGCGGCCGGCGAGCCCGCCCGCGACCGGGACGTCGACCCCTACGGCCTGGTGCAGAAGGGTGACGTCTGGTACCTCGTCGCCGGGACGGACGCCGGCCCGCGCACGCTGCGGGTCTCCCGCATCGAGTCGGTCACCGAGCTCGACGAACCGGCGAACCGTCCCGCCGACCTCGACCTGCCGGCCCTGTGGGCGCAGTCGCGCCGCGCGGTCGAGGAACGGATGTGGGCCTACCGGGTCCGCCTGCGCGCCGACCCCGCGATCGTGCCGATCCTGCTCGGCGTGCTCGGCGCCCGCGGCCGCATTGAACCGCCGGCCGCGTCCCCCATCGGCGGGAGCACCGCCGATGGCGCCGAGCATCTGCCGGCGCGCATCGCACCCCTGGGCACCGTGGACGACCACACCGCCGGCTGGACGGCGCTGTGCGCCTCGTTCCCGAGCGCGGCCGTCGCCGCCGCCGACCTCGCCGGATTCGGCGCCAGGGTCATCGTCGACGAGCCGCCCGGCCAGCCGGACGGCGTCGCCGCGCACCTTCGGCGCATCGCGACCGAACTGCTCGCGCGATACTCGGGCCCGGCATCGCGGACGGCACCGAACCCCGAGGCCGAAGATCGTCAGGAGATCGCACCATGA
- a CDS encoding TIGR03086 family metal-binding protein — protein MNPLDDPRPLLDRALDQAGRLVAAVEPDQIALSTPCSEFDVATLVGHLFTVVDRVAVAGRGGDPRELPLVTTGVPFDGWAERYAKAAAELRAVWSDDALLDRPLRLPWAVLPGRVAAAAYTQELTTHAWDLAVATGRTGGLDPELAVISLEIARRAVPVEGREEMPFGPVVEVPADADAYRRLAGHLGRTVS, from the coding sequence ATGAACCCGCTGGACGACCCGCGTCCGCTGCTCGACCGCGCCCTCGACCAGGCGGGGCGGCTCGTCGCCGCCGTCGAGCCGGACCAGATCGCGCTGTCGACGCCCTGTTCCGAGTTCGACGTCGCCACCCTGGTCGGGCACCTGTTCACCGTGGTCGACCGGGTCGCCGTCGCCGGTCGGGGCGGCGACCCCCGGGAGCTGCCGCTGGTGACCACCGGGGTGCCGTTCGACGGCTGGGCGGAGCGCTACGCGAAGGCCGCCGCCGAGCTGCGCGCGGTCTGGTCCGACGACGCCCTGCTCGACCGGCCGCTGCGCCTGCCCTGGGCGGTGCTGCCCGGCCGGGTTGCCGCGGCGGCCTACACCCAGGAGCTGACGACGCACGCCTGGGATCTGGCGGTCGCGACGGGCCGCACCGGCGGCCTCGATCCCGAGCTCGCCGTCATCTCGCTGGAGATCGCCCGGCGGGCCGTGCCGGTCGAGGGCCGCGAGGAGATGCCCTTCGGCCCGGTGGTCGAGGTGCCCGCCGACGCGGACGCCTACCGTCGGCTGGCCGGTCACCTCGGTCGTACCGTCTCCTGA
- a CDS encoding alkyl sulfatase dimerization domain-containing protein, whose translation MFGGDGSHRTGHLLSCSRRRTRPLARHPGRHDQATGRIPTHHAQAWYTHGFYGSVSHNVKGVYQRYPIVTP comes from the coding sequence GTGTTCGGGGGCGACGGTAGCCACCGAACAGGACACCTCCTGTCCTGTTCACGGCGCCGGACACGCCCGCTCGCGCGGCACCCCGGGAGACATGACCAGGCCACAGGCCGGATACCTACTCATCACGCTCAGGCCTGGTACACCCACGGCTTCTACGGCTCGGTCAGCCACAACGTCAAAGGGGTCTACCAGCGGTATCCGATCGTGACCCCCTGA
- a CDS encoding aminotransferase-like domain-containing protein, whose product MYEDIGGSADGPAAGPGRGGGPGGGGGPAGIVDELTALCARLPAGSALPSTRELQRRHRASALTVQRALAAVAARGLLLTTPGRGSVVAAPPASRSTDLSWQTAVLGARDDLPHDMTDLYSPVPDGVLDLASAYLDPAAQPVGLLAAAAARAARRPGAWDRTPVAGLPDLRGLIAGLVSPSHTASDVLVTSGGQAALALVFRALGRPGEALAVEHTTYPGALAAARAAGLVPVPVPADGAGVRPDDLADVLGRSGARLVYLQPRHANPTGAVLAPDRRPAVLAALRDHRAFCVEDDWVAPLDLTAVSPPPLAAADPDGHVVHVLSLSKSVSPGLRIAAVTARGPVAARLARARITDDLFVAPVLQQTAVELLSTPGWRRHLASLRRVLLARRAALLAAIARALPTLGPPQPPSGGVHVWLPLPPGADDRLVTAAARRAGVAVGPGSAYTVGEVVAPHLRLTYSRTPGEGLVAAVDRLAAVLHDG is encoded by the coding sequence ATGTACGAGGATATCGGTGGAAGCGCCGACGGGCCGGCGGCCGGGCCGGGCCGTGGGGGCGGGCCGGGCGGTGGGGGCGGGCCGGCGGGGATCGTCGACGAGCTGACCGCGCTGTGCGCCCGCCTGCCCGCGGGCTCGGCGCTGCCGAGCACCCGGGAGCTCCAGCGCCGGCACCGGGCGAGCGCGCTGACGGTGCAGCGGGCCCTCGCGGCGGTCGCCGCCCGCGGGCTGCTGCTCACCACGCCCGGCCGCGGCAGCGTCGTCGCCGCGCCGCCGGCGTCGCGGTCGACCGACCTGAGCTGGCAGACCGCCGTGCTCGGCGCCCGCGACGACCTGCCGCACGACATGACCGACCTGTACTCACCCGTCCCCGACGGCGTGCTCGACCTCGCCTCGGCCTACCTGGATCCGGCGGCCCAGCCGGTGGGCCTGCTCGCGGCGGCCGCCGCCCGCGCCGCGCGCCGGCCCGGCGCCTGGGATCGCACCCCGGTCGCCGGCCTGCCCGACCTGCGCGGGCTGATCGCCGGCCTGGTCAGCCCGTCCCACACCGCGTCCGACGTGCTCGTCACCAGCGGCGGGCAGGCGGCGCTCGCGTTGGTCTTCCGCGCCCTCGGCCGGCCCGGGGAGGCCCTCGCGGTCGAGCACACCACCTATCCGGGGGCGCTGGCCGCCGCGCGGGCCGCCGGGCTTGTCCCGGTCCCGGTGCCGGCGGACGGCGCCGGGGTGCGCCCGGACGATCTCGCCGACGTCCTCGGCCGCAGCGGGGCGCGGCTGGTCTACCTCCAGCCGCGGCACGCCAACCCCACCGGGGCGGTGCTCGCCCCGGACCGCCGGCCGGCGGTGCTCGCGGCCCTGCGGGACCACCGGGCGTTCTGCGTCGAGGACGACTGGGTGGCGCCGCTGGATCTCACCGCGGTCAGCCCGCCCCCGCTGGCCGCCGCCGACCCGGACGGTCACGTCGTGCACGTGCTGTCCCTGTCGAAGAGCGTGTCCCCGGGCCTGCGGATCGCGGCGGTCACCGCCCGCGGCCCGGTGGCGGCCCGGCTGGCCCGGGCGCGGATCACCGACGACCTGTTCGTCGCCCCGGTGCTCCAGCAGACCGCGGTGGAGCTGCTCAGCACCCCGGGCTGGCGCCGGCACCTGGCCTCGTTGCGCCGGGTGCTGCTGGCCCGCCGGGCGGCGCTGCTCGCCGCGATCGCGCGCGCCCTTCCCACCCTCGGCCCGCCGCAGCCGCCCAGCGGGGGTGTGCACGTCTGGCTGCCGCTGCCGCCCGGTGCCGACGACCGGCTCGTCACCGCGGCCGCCCGGCGGGCGGGCGTCGCCGTCGGGCCCGGCAGTGCCTACACCGTGGGCGAGGTCGTCGCCCCCCACCTGCGGCTGACCTACAGCCGCACTCCGGGTGAGGGCCTCGTCGCCGCGGTCGACCGGCTCGCCGCGGTCCTGCACGACGGATGA
- the eutC gene encoding ethanolamine ammonia-lyase subunit EutC — MTPDSDPTAASPERTSPDRGPAAVPVDLAALAERVRAVTPARVFVGRTGTSYRTANLLALRADHAAARDAVDAELDLAGPALAATTERFGLFVVQSAAADRAEYLRRPDLGRRLSDAGRAQVAARCPPGADLQIVIGDGLSAAAVDAQVPALLPALLTAAAEAGWSTGQPFAVRQCRVGVMNDIGDLLHPTVIVLLIGERPGLATAESLSAYLAHRPRSGHTDADRNLLSNIHRRGVTPTQAVDRITGLAQTVRAAGTSGVSIKEPPTAPQIHT; from the coding sequence GTGACCCCCGATTCCGACCCCACCGCCGCATCCCCCGAACGGACCAGTCCGGATCGGGGGCCCGCGGCGGTGCCGGTGGATCTGGCGGCGCTGGCCGAGCGGGTCCGGGCGGTGACGCCGGCACGGGTGTTCGTCGGCCGGACCGGAACCTCCTACCGGACGGCGAACCTGCTGGCGCTGCGGGCCGACCACGCGGCGGCCCGCGACGCCGTCGACGCCGAACTGGACCTCGCCGGCCCCGCGCTGGCCGCGACGACCGAGCGGTTCGGCCTGTTCGTCGTGCAGTCGGCCGCCGCCGACCGGGCCGAGTACCTGCGCCGGCCGGACCTGGGCCGGCGGCTGTCCGACGCCGGCCGCGCGCAGGTCGCCGCCCGCTGCCCGCCCGGCGCGGACCTGCAGATCGTGATCGGCGACGGCCTGTCCGCGGCGGCGGTGGACGCCCAGGTCCCGGCGTTGCTGCCCGCGCTGCTCACCGCGGCGGCCGAGGCCGGCTGGTCGACCGGCCAACCGTTCGCGGTGCGCCAGTGCCGCGTCGGCGTCATGAACGACATCGGCGACCTGCTGCACCCCACGGTGATCGTGCTGCTGATCGGCGAACGCCCCGGCCTCGCCACCGCCGAGAGCCTCTCCGCCTACCTGGCCCACCGCCCCCGCTCGGGCCACACCGACGCCGACCGCAACCTCCTGTCCAACATCCACCGCCGCGGCGTCACCCCCACCCAGGCCGTCGACCGCATCACCGGCCTGGCCCAGACAGTGCGCGCCGCAGGCACCAGCGGCGTCTCCATCAAGGAACCTCCGACAGCGCCGCAAATCCACACATAG
- the eutB gene encoding ethanolamine ammonia-lyase subunit EutB: MAYRMTVRGERHVFADLAELFAKANEEKSGDQLAGIAAGSARQRVAAKLALADVTLGEIVAAPLIDDAVTDLILRGQDAALFAPLASLTVGEFRELVLSPSFPARWRDDGLARAITPEIAAATAKIMSDKDLICAAKPLRTVTRCRNTIGEAGVLGVRVQPNHPADDLEGILLSVLDGLLHGCGDAVLGVNPARESVEQVGTILRGLGALVDALALPTQTCVLAHLTTQLAALAAGAPVDLLFQSVAGTEAANTSFGITLDLLAEGREAVLAHHRRDRSGDFVGEQVMYFETGQGSALSADAHHGVDQLTCEARAHGVARAFDPFLVNSVVGFIGPEYLADARQITRAGLEDHFVGKLLGLPMGCDVCYTNHVDADQNTNDDLLVLLVAAGCTFVMGVPSADDVMLGYQSTSYHDAAGMRELFNLHAAPEFTAWLTDRGLLVDGHLADPTGPVAALLTAGLDDALAALPTRPALPSGPTR; this comes from the coding sequence GTGGCCTACCGGATGACGGTGCGCGGCGAGCGGCACGTGTTCGCCGATCTGGCGGAGCTGTTCGCGAAGGCGAACGAGGAGAAGTCCGGCGACCAGCTCGCCGGGATCGCCGCCGGGTCGGCGCGCCAGCGGGTGGCGGCCAAGCTCGCGCTCGCCGACGTCACGCTCGGCGAGATCGTCGCCGCGCCGCTGATCGACGACGCGGTCACCGACCTGATCCTGCGCGGTCAGGACGCGGCGTTGTTCGCCCCGCTGGCGTCGCTGACCGTGGGTGAGTTCCGCGAGCTCGTGCTGTCGCCGTCGTTCCCGGCGCGCTGGCGCGACGACGGCCTGGCCCGCGCGATCACTCCCGAGATCGCCGCCGCCACCGCGAAGATCATGAGTGACAAGGACCTGATCTGCGCCGCGAAGCCGCTGCGGACGGTCACCCGCTGCCGCAACACGATCGGCGAGGCGGGCGTTCTCGGCGTGCGGGTGCAGCCGAACCATCCCGCCGACGACCTGGAGGGCATCCTGCTGTCGGTGCTCGACGGCCTGCTGCACGGCTGCGGCGACGCCGTGCTCGGCGTGAACCCGGCGCGCGAGTCGGTCGAGCAGGTCGGGACGATCCTGCGCGGCCTCGGCGCCCTGGTCGACGCGCTGGCTCTGCCGACGCAGACGTGCGTGCTCGCGCACCTCACCACCCAGCTCGCCGCGCTGGCCGCCGGGGCGCCGGTGGACCTGCTGTTCCAGTCGGTCGCCGGCACGGAGGCGGCGAACACGAGCTTCGGGATCACCCTGGACCTGCTCGCCGAGGGCCGCGAGGCCGTGCTCGCCCACCATCGCCGGGACCGGTCGGGCGACTTCGTCGGCGAGCAGGTCATGTACTTCGAGACCGGGCAGGGCAGCGCGCTGTCCGCCGACGCGCACCACGGCGTCGACCAGCTCACCTGCGAGGCGCGGGCGCACGGGGTGGCGCGGGCGTTCGACCCGTTCCTCGTCAACTCGGTCGTCGGTTTCATCGGCCCGGAGTACCTCGCCGACGCCCGCCAGATCACCCGCGCCGGCCTGGAGGACCATTTCGTCGGCAAGCTGCTGGGCCTGCCGATGGGCTGCGACGTCTGTTACACCAACCATGTCGACGCCGACCAGAACACCAACGACGACCTGCTCGTCCTGCTCGTCGCCGCCGGCTGCACGTTCGTGATGGGCGTCCCGAGCGCCGACGACGTCATGCTCGGCTACCAGTCGACGAGCTACCACGACGCCGCCGGCATGCGCGAGCTGTTCAACCTGCACGCCGCGCCGGAGTTCACCGCCTGGCTGACCGACCGCGGCCTGCTCGTCGACGGCCACCTCGCCGACCCCACCGGCCCCGTCGCCGCCCTGCTCACCGCCGGCCTCGACGACGCCCTCGCCGCCCTCCCCACCCGACCCGCCCTCCCCTCGGGCCCGACCCGGTGA
- a CDS encoding ABC transporter substrate-binding protein: protein MRRSLRSSVAAIAAVASMVVGVTACGGGGGNGGDILSQARNGGSDPCAPTPGVDRDTVGLGLLYSGSPYDGDPSALFRAGVDARLGEQNAKGGIYGRRLSYRIEDDEAVPALNAVGGRALAQRDKALGILQFSVAAAGSAKQLESTGVPVVDGQITDPSLAPRSNVFSYSRPAVQEPTSSGWGEFLANRGAHRAVTVSLELSSATRSTADAARRSVLAAGLKVSDNLQVPSGPFDADRFVDEVRDSGADSLIAFVPAPNFYQIVAAVQDADLGLKAILGNPTSYDRSQLARVGDSAAGAYAFLDYTPFELNTPAHRRFLAAMAAYAPQAAALPDGTALIGWISADLLLRGITTAGVCPTRAGVLAGLRRQTRFDADGLLPAAINLSRGVANIAPCYDYVQVTQDGRKFVPVPGKPRCGRILRAG from the coding sequence ATGAGAAGAAGCCTGCGTTCATCCGTCGCGGCGATAGCCGCGGTCGCCAGCATGGTCGTCGGCGTGACCGCGTGCGGCGGAGGCGGGGGGAACGGCGGGGACATCCTGAGCCAGGCCCGCAACGGCGGGTCCGACCCGTGCGCGCCGACACCGGGCGTCGACCGCGACACGGTCGGCCTCGGCCTGCTGTACTCCGGCTCGCCGTACGACGGCGACCCCAGCGCGCTGTTCCGGGCGGGCGTGGACGCCCGCCTCGGCGAGCAGAACGCCAAGGGCGGGATCTACGGCCGCCGGCTGTCCTACCGCATCGAGGACGACGAGGCGGTCCCCGCGCTGAACGCCGTCGGCGGGCGCGCCCTGGCGCAGCGCGACAAGGCGCTCGGCATCCTCCAGTTCAGCGTGGCGGCCGCCGGATCGGCGAAGCAGCTGGAGTCCACCGGGGTGCCCGTCGTCGACGGGCAGATCACCGATCCGTCGCTGGCGCCCCGCTCGAACGTGTTCAGCTACTCCCGGCCGGCGGTACAGGAACCCACCTCCAGCGGCTGGGGCGAGTTCCTCGCCAACCGGGGCGCGCACCGCGCGGTCACGGTCTCCCTGGAACTGTCCTCCGCCACCCGGTCGACAGCCGACGCCGCCCGCCGCAGCGTGCTCGCCGCCGGCCTGAAGGTCTCGGACAACCTGCAGGTGCCGAGCGGTCCCTTCGACGCCGACCGGTTCGTCGACGAGGTCCGGGACTCCGGCGCCGACAGCCTCATCGCCTTCGTCCCGGCGCCGAACTTCTACCAGATCGTCGCCGCGGTGCAGGACGCCGACCTCGGCCTCAAGGCGATCCTGGGCAACCCGACCAGCTACGACCGCAGCCAACTCGCGCGAGTCGGCGACTCCGCCGCGGGGGCGTACGCGTTCCTCGACTACACGCCGTTCGAGCTCAACACCCCGGCGCACCGGCGGTTCCTCGCCGCGATGGCCGCCTACGCGCCCCAGGCCGCCGCGCTGCCGGACGGCACCGCGCTGATCGGCTGGATCAGTGCGGACCTGCTGCTGCGCGGCATCACCACCGCCGGCGTCTGCCCGACCCGCGCCGGCGTGCTCGCCGGCCTGCGCCGCCAGACCCGCTTCGACGCCGACGGGCTGCTGCCGGCGGCGATCAACCTGAGCAGGGGCGTGGCCAACATCGCGCCCTGCTACGACTACGTCCAGGTCACCCAGGACGGCAGGAAGTTCGTCCCGGTGCCCGGCAAGCCACGATGCGGGCGGATCCTGCGGGCCGGCTGA
- the fabG gene encoding 3-oxoacyl-ACP reductase FabG, protein MFTSVAGRTVVVTGGSKGIGKGIARVFATAGANVVLSGRDVVAAATTAQELDELGEGTVSFVLADAASAEDSARLARTVAERHGGVDVVCANAGIFPSVPLATITEADIDEVLGTNVKGAILTVQAFLPALVASGRGRVILTSSITGPVTGHPGWSHYGASKAAVLGFMRTAAVELARDRVTVNAVLPGSVRTEGLDELGADYLNSMEAAIPMRRLGEVDEIGHAALFLASDEASYITGQALVVDGGQILPESPAALQVS, encoded by the coding sequence ATGTTCACCTCGGTCGCGGGTCGGACCGTCGTGGTCACCGGCGGGAGCAAGGGGATCGGCAAGGGCATCGCCAGGGTCTTCGCGACGGCGGGGGCGAATGTCGTGCTCAGCGGCCGGGATGTCGTCGCCGCGGCCACCACGGCGCAGGAGCTCGACGAGCTCGGCGAGGGCACCGTCAGCTTCGTGCTCGCCGACGCGGCCAGCGCCGAGGACAGCGCGCGGCTGGCCCGGACCGTCGCCGAGCGGCACGGCGGGGTGGACGTCGTCTGCGCCAACGCGGGGATCTTCCCGTCCGTGCCGCTGGCGACGATCACGGAGGCCGACATCGACGAGGTGCTGGGCACGAACGTCAAGGGCGCCATCCTCACCGTGCAGGCGTTCCTGCCGGCGCTGGTCGCCTCCGGCCGCGGCCGGGTGATCCTCACCTCGTCGATCACCGGGCCGGTCACCGGTCATCCCGGCTGGTCGCACTACGGGGCGTCCAAGGCGGCGGTGCTCGGGTTCATGCGCACCGCCGCGGTCGAGCTCGCCCGGGACCGGGTCACCGTGAACGCGGTGCTCCCGGGCAGCGTCCGCACCGAAGGGCTCGACGAGCTGGGCGCCGACTACCTGAACTCGATGGAGGCCGCGATCCCGATGCGCCGGCTCGGTGAGGTCGACGAGATCGGTCACGCGGCGCTGTTCCTTGCCTCGGACGAGGCCTCCTACATCACCGGGCAGGCGCTGGTGGTCGACGGGGGTCAGATCCTGCCCGAGTCGCCGGCGGCCCTACAGGTGTCGTGA
- a CDS encoding YbaK/EbsC family protein, with product MTQTGTEPQTGAETTGPDFAELPPRSRLVAEALHAAGAEQAARAIRELPDSARTAAEAAAAVGCEVGAIANSLVFVTEAAQPVLVLTSGSHRVDTDALAPRLGVAALSRASAAQVREATGQAIGGVAPVGHPAPLRTVVDVTLTDHPRIWAAAGTPHTVFPTTYEELVRVTDGTPLPVTAD from the coding sequence ATGACCCAGACCGGTACCGAGCCCCAGACCGGCGCCGAGACCACCGGACCCGATTTCGCCGAGCTGCCGCCGCGCAGCCGTCTGGTCGCCGAAGCGCTGCACGCGGCCGGGGCGGAGCAGGCCGCGCGAGCCATCCGCGAGCTGCCCGACTCGGCACGGACGGCGGCGGAGGCCGCCGCGGCGGTCGGCTGCGAGGTGGGCGCGATCGCCAACAGCCTGGTGTTCGTCACGGAGGCCGCGCAGCCGGTGCTGGTGCTGACCAGCGGCAGCCACCGGGTCGACACCGACGCGCTCGCCCCCAGGCTCGGGGTGGCCGCCCTGTCCCGGGCCAGCGCCGCCCAGGTGCGGGAGGCGACCGGGCAGGCCATCGGCGGGGTGGCCCCGGTGGGTCATCCGGCGCCGCTGCGCACCGTCGTCGACGTGACCCTCACGGACCATCCCCGGATCTGGGCCGCCGCCGGCACCCCGCACACCGTCTTCCCGACGACCTACGAGGAGCTCGTCCGGGTCACCGACGGCACCCCGCTGCCCGTGACAGCCGACTGA